One part of the Treponema peruense genome encodes these proteins:
- the aroC gene encoding chorismate synthase encodes MSGNTFGEIFRVTTFGESHGAALGCIIDGCPAGIKADEEFLQHEMDRRKPGTKGAAVTARNESDKAEILSGVFEGKTTGTPIAVLIRNSNQHSSDYNNICDKFRPGHADYTYFMKYGIRDYRGGGRSSGRETCARVAAGAFAKMLLKEQGISICAYTKEAAGIKCSKTDESQIEKNLMRAPDSDAAAIMQKRIEELKKEGDSAGGIIECVIRGVPAGLGEPVFDKIDAVLAHAMLSIGAVKGIEFGAGFDAAELTGSENNDSMKKDAVFASNNAGGILGGISRGDEIIFRVAVKPVPSIYREQKTVDTSMSECSIKIEGRHDVCLCPRIIPVVEAMAAIAVADLSLRNRSSKSE; translated from the coding sequence ATGTCAGGAAATACATTTGGTGAAATATTCAGAGTAACAACTTTTGGTGAAAGCCATGGAGCCGCGCTTGGATGCATAATTGACGGCTGCCCTGCAGGAATTAAAGCAGATGAAGAATTTCTTCAGCACGAAATGGACAGAAGAAAACCAGGTACAAAGGGAGCCGCAGTTACAGCAAGAAACGAAAGCGACAAGGCAGAAATTCTTAGCGGCGTGTTCGAAGGAAAAACTACAGGAACACCGATTGCAGTTCTCATAAGAAATTCAAACCAGCATTCATCTGACTACAACAATATCTGCGACAAATTCAGGCCGGGTCATGCAGACTACACATACTTTATGAAATACGGCATACGCGATTACAGAGGCGGCGGACGTTCGAGCGGGAGAGAAACCTGTGCCAGGGTTGCTGCAGGTGCATTTGCAAAAATGCTGCTTAAAGAACAAGGCATTTCAATTTGTGCCTACACAAAAGAAGCAGCCGGAATAAAATGCAGTAAAACAGATGAATCCCAGATAGAAAAAAATTTGATGCGTGCTCCAGATTCAGACGCTGCAGCCATTATGCAAAAAAGAATCGAAGAATTAAAAAAAGAAGGAGATTCCGCCGGCGGAATAATTGAATGTGTAATCAGAGGAGTTCCGGCAGGACTTGGAGAACCTGTATTTGACAAAATAGATGCTGTTCTTGCACACGCAATGCTTTCTATAGGAGCTGTCAAAGGAATTGAATTCGGTGCTGGGTTCGATGCAGCGGAACTTACAGGAAGCGAAAACAATGATTCCATGAAAAAAGATGCAGTCTTTGCTTCAAACAACGCCGGCGGAATTCTAGGTGGAATTTCACGCGGTGACGAAATAATTTTCAGGGTAGCAGTAAAACCCGTTCCCAGCATTTACAGGGAACAAAAAACAGTCGATACTTCAATGTCTGAATGCAGCATAAAAATCGAAGGTCGCCACGATGTATGCCTTTGCCCAAGAATTATTCCCGTAGTAGAAGCAATGGCAGCAATTGCAGTTGCAGATTTAAGTCTCAGAAACAGAAGTTCAAAATCGGAGTAA